The genomic segment AATGTGCTAACGCCAGATTCTGGTCGAGCATCTGAGGTACAGATGGAAAAAATTGATTCCCATTGGGAAGCCACTATTTCCATTCCAGAGTATGCAAGCCTATTGAGTTATTATTTTACTGATGGTAAAGCATTTGATTATAACGACCAAAAGACTTTTACAAATTACATATACAATGAAGCAGGAAACCCTGTGGAAAATTCCCGTTTCAGGAATGTTGATTTTCTCGTCATGGCTGGAGAATCTCAGGAAGCAATTTTAGCCGAGATTGGGGCTGAAATAGAGGGGTATCCCACCAATTGGGTTGCCCAGACCGTTTATTGGCGGAAAGCATTTGAAGCCGCTGAATCTTTTACGGATCTTATTTCTGTCTATGATGATGCCGGTAAGGCCTATACGGATCTTGTTGATAAACTTGGCGAATCTGATTCCCTGAAGCTACTGAAGGCAAATTTCATGCTCGATTATATGAACTCAATAAGTAGATCATCAATGAAAACCAATAATGAGTTTATGTCAATCATGGAAGCAGTCCCCCAGGAGAGTCATTATGGAGCGGCGAAAAGGAGATATCAAAGCTTCTTAGAATATCAAAAGATGAGTAACGGAAGTTCTGAATTTCAAAATAAGCTCATCGGATCAATTCCCCCAGATTTCGAGTACAAAACTATCAAGGGCGATGAAGGCAAGTTGTCGGACTTCAAAGGGAAATATGTACTTCTCGATTTTTGGGGGACCTGGTGTGGACCCTGTGTCGGTGAAATACCCAATTTGAAAAAAGTATACGCTGCCTTCCATGAGAGTGGCTTTGAAATATTAAGTATCAGCAGCGACAAGTTCGAGGCCCCGAAACTCGAGGAGTATGTGACGGAGAAGGGAATGAACTGGAACCATGTCCTTGAGGGTATGGGGGGTCCCATACAAAAACTGTATCAGATTAGGTCTTATCCATCTCTTTTTTTAATAGATCCTGAGGGCAAGGTAGTGAGCATCAATAATGAGCTGAGAGGCGAATTGTTAAATACTAAATTAAAAGCGATTTACGAATAAAACATTTTGATGGTCCCTTCATAAAATAGGATAAATGCAGGTCCGAGGTCACTGGGGAGATTCTATCAATGATTTTTAATCTTGAACAATCGACCTTGCCAGGTATCACGGTGATTTAGCTCTAGGTCCATGAGGTGGGTAAGTTTGGGAATATTGTATCCCCAACGAGGGGCAATCAGGATCTCATCGGGGGCGTCGCCGAATAATCGCTGAATAACAATTTCGGGATTTAACCGCTCCAGAATATCTGCCACCAATTCTATATACTCATCAGCCTGAAAAAGTGGAAATGGCTTGTCCTGATATCTTTTTGCCAGCACAGTTCCCTTGACAACATGTAGCTGGTGGATTTTCAGGAAATCAAGTCCCAGATCATTGGCCGCCACACCGGTTTCCAGCATCATTCCCTTTGATTCAACGGGGAAACCCAGAATGATATGTCCCGCGACTTTTATGCCATACTGTTTGGTTAGTTCAACTGCCTTAATCACAGACTCATAATCATGCCCACGATTCATCCACTCCAGGGTCTTGTCGTGGACGGACTCAATGCCATACTCCAGAGTCACATTCACCCGCTCATTCAATCCGGCTAGATATTCAAGCAGGGGCTCATCAACACAATCACCTCGAGTTCCAATATCCAACCCGATGACATTGGGATAATCCACGGCCTCTTCATACATACGTTTCAATTTATCCAATTCATCATAGGTATTGGAATATGCCTGAAAATAGGCGATGTACTTTTGGACATCATAGCGGTCGATCATAAAGGGGATAGAAGCTTCCATCTGTAATGGAATGGACATGTCCTTGTTGATGTAGTGGGGGACAAAGCTATCATTATTACAGTACACACAACCACCTCGTCCCTTGGAACCATCGCGATTGGGACAGGTAAAGCCACCATGCAATGAAACCTTGCGGATTTTCTCACCATAGGTCTTCTGGAGGTAATAGTTGTAGTTATGATAACGCCGGTTTAACCAGATTTTTACTTGATTTCCAGCATCAGTTGTTGAATTTGCACTCATGTCACTATTTAACCTGGTTCCCATAAAAACAGTACTTCTTTTCGCGAGAGAAACGATGGAAATATCCACCCCAAGGAACAATTCTTCATGTCAATGAGCTTACGAATATTATTGATTTTTATCTTGATCGCGAATTTGAGTGCTCAGGAAAAAATATGCGTGGTAAAGCATAAAGACGTTGATGAGCAGAGTGCCATCATCAAGAGTCTAACCTATGAAAACGTCTATTGGGTGTGTAATGACTCCGGGGATAAACCATTTGTGTATCCCTTGACTGGGCAGGGCGAAATGATTGTCCCAGATTTTATGAAAAAACGATATAGCGGAAATAAAATTGACGACTATCCCGGGATAAAAATAAAAAATGCCAGTCTCATCGATTGGGAAGCCCTGGCTGTATTAAAGGATACCTTGTTGATTGCTGATGTTGGGAACAATGGAAATGCAAGACGAGATCTGGGAGTCTATCTAATTCCTGAACCAAATCCTCGTTCAACCTATGAAACCCGCCCCCTGGTCTGGCTACCTGTCCGGTATGAGGATCAATCCAATTATCCGGCTAAGGATTGGGAATTTGATTGTGAGTCCATTTTTACGTTTCAGGGGAAAATATATTTTCTCACCAAACATAGAGCGGCCAATCAAATCAGAAAACCCACTGCATCAACCAAGCTGTATCGCATGGATACACGATATACAAACAAAGTAAATGTGCTGAAATTGATAAACCGTAAGGAAGACCTGGGAGGCTGGATCACAGATGCCAGTATGGCTCCAGATGAATCAGCCATGGTGTTGATCGCCCAAAACCCCCTGGCAACCATCATATGGTATTTTCCCAAACCACCACGAGGGGATGATTTTTTAGCCCAAACCCCCAAAACCTTTACCCTGGTCAAGGCTGATCAGGCTGAAGGGGTTTGTTTTAAGGATCCCAAAACAATTATTGTAACCAATGAACAGCGGGAATGGTATGAAATACCGCTCTCAGCCTTTAGCAAATAGATTTTTTTTAAGGATATCAAATGAAGTATGAACACCTAGCCAGACGTAATCAATTTAAACCAGGTGATTTTACCCTCAGTGGCGCTGTAAAAAATTATGCTCCAGACCTGAAGCTCGAACCTGTTCATACTGAGGTGCATCTCACCGTTGACTTGAAGCAGAAGTCAGCAGCAGGGTATGCAATAATCACATTGCGAGCCAATGTGGCGGGATATCATTCAATCAAATTAGACGCAGTGGATTTTGAGGGAGTTAAAGTCCAGGATCTAAGCAAAAAAGGGATGGACCATGCTTATAATGATGTAGTCATTGACTTGAATTTTGAAAAACCCTTTGCAGTAAATGAAGAGAGTGTCATCCGTGTAGACTATCATATACAAGAACCTATTTCAGGGCTTCAGTTTTCAGCGCCAGATAAGAAACGACCAGAGTTTCCATTTTACGCCATCACAGACAATGAGACAGAACGTGCGAGGTATTGGTTCCCCTGTGTGGACTTCCCCACAATTCGATCAAAGATGGAGTATTATCTCACTGCAGATGAGAATTTAACAATTCTGGCAAATGGTGCCCTGGTCTCTGAAGAAATTAAGAATGGCATGAAGACTGCCCATTGGCAACTGGATTACCCCTGCCCCAGCTACCTCGCCTGTTTTGCCATAGGTGAATTTTCGGTCTTCGAGGATAAACCACTCAGAGATATTCCCATTGCCTACTATGCAGACAAGTCATATACCCCAGAACAACTGAAGCGCACCTTTGAGCCCACCAGAAAAATGCTGATCTGGATGGAGAAAAAACTTGATATGGCATTTCCATATCCCAAATATTTCCAGATTGCTGGTCGGGAAGTGGGCGGCGCCATGGAGAATATCTCTCTTGTATCCTGGGATGATAAATTCATGCTGGATGAGACCATGGCCAAAGAATGGAAGTATATCATGGACCTGATCAATGTCCACGAAATGTCACATTCATATTTTGGGGATGCCGTCGTATCCTATGATTTTGCCCATGTCTGGCTCAAAGAAAGCTGGGCGACTTACATAGAATCAGTATGGCTGGAAGATTCTGAGGGTCTTGATGCCATGCACTGGCAACTCGCTGAAGAATCCAAAAGTTATATGGGTGAAGCAAAGAACAACTATGTGCGTCCCATTATCACCCGAGAATACGATCACAGCTGGAATATGTTTGACATGCACCTCTATCCTGGCGGTGCCTGGAGATTGCATATGCTGCGCCAGCTGGTGGGAGATGATAATTTTTGGGCCGGTGTCCAGGAATACGTCAATACCTATGCTGCACGAACGGTAAAATCCCTGGATTTTCAACGCTGTATTGAAAATCATTCAGGCCTGAACCTGGATAGTTTTTTTGATATGTGGTTTAGATCCAAGGGCTATCCAATCCTGAAGGTCAGCTTCGAATATGACAAGAAAAAGGGTGTGGGCAAATTCACTTTCGAACAAACTCAAGTCGACGATAAAAAGGGGATTGAGCTGTTTGAAATGGAAGTTGAAGTTGGTTGGCAGGATGGTAAGGGAGCTGATTATGTCGACGTTGTCCAGCTTTCCAAGGGAACTCAGATTGTAAATATTAAGATGGATGAGCCTGCCCATGTCATGCTTGATCCAGGCATGAAAGCTCTATTCGAGGCGGATTTTAATCCTGGTGATGATAAGCTACGCCATCTCCTTGAGAACGGTAAGACGGTCCGTGGACTGATGCAGGCTATGAGTGAATTGGCAAAAACTGGCAAGCGTAAAAATTTGCAGGCCATCCGCGACTATCTCAGCCAGGAAGAACGTTGGGGTCTCAGAATTCATGCTTATCGATCCCTGGGATCCGTCGGGAATGCCTATGCCTATGGGCATCTCGCCGACCTGTTGCCTCTGGAAACAGATCCCATGGTAATTGAGGAAGCTGCCCGAGCATGCGGTGTTCATCGAAACGAGACTTTGAGAAAATCTATACTCTCGAAGTTGAAAGCAAGCGATCTGCCATATCGAGGAGAAATGGCGCTCCTGGAAAGTCTAGGCAAACAGCGCAACGAAGAAGACATCCCCCTGTTAACTGCCTATGCAAAAAAAGATGGCTGGAGAAACCTGGTTCGCGCAGGTGCTTTTCTTGGCTTGGCTGCCAGTCGAAATGAAGGAGCTCTGGAAGCACTTCTGGATGGAATCGACGCCCCTGTGCATTTTTATGATGAGAAAGTGGCCAGACTTGCTGCGCTGACCTCAATGAAGGACTGGATGGCGCCACACCTCCAGAAAAGGATGACACAGGCTATTTGTGCAGCCACAGAAGATCCCAGCTACCCCGTTCAAATAAATGCGGCTAGAGGTCTTGGCGCCACAAAAGACGCTGCTGGAATTCCATCTCTTCAATCACTCCAATCGCGTTTAGCCGTACAGGATCATCCGCTGATAAAACGTCAAGTTCAAGCCATTCAGGCTTCAGGTGACGGAACTGAGACCAAGAAATTGCAAAAACAACTCGAAGAACTTACTGAGAAAATAGATGGTCTGGAAAAACGCGTACAGGAGGTTGAATCTGAAAAATAGGATTCTAATAAGCACCACTTTCGTGTTCATTATACTGGGACTTTTACTCATATCCTGTGGGAAGGAAGCAAAAATTCTTCACCTGGAACTGGAAATCGCTGAGCTGGTTTGTATGGATGGACAAAAGATTTTTGAGGGTCGCATCCTCGACTTAGAAGGTATAAAGACTTTTTCCGCCAATATTCAGACTCAGAAAGCACAAATAAGCTATTGGGAAAATCAAGTCTCTGCAGACGAAATTGAAGCCCACCTCGGAGACTATGGTTTCACCATTGATGGCAAGCCTGGTAATGAGGTTGCCCGGGGTCGCTTACCCCAATGCTGTTTCTTCCCACCATCCCGTCATTGATGAGCAAAGGAAATTCATGATATCTCAAGAGCAATTCAGATCCTATTTCGACGTGGCTGGAAAACGTTTGTTTTTCAATCATGCCGCCTATAGCCCTCTTTCAAAACCCGTCGCAAATGCCATGAACGAATTTTTAGAACATCGGCAAATGGGAAATCCGCTTTCCTGGAATATTGCTGAAGGACATATGGAGGGTCTCAGGGCAAATTATGGCAAACTGGTAGGGGCTCCGGCAGAGCGTATTGCTCATATGGCGAATACAGTTTCAGGAATCAATGTGCTGGCCAATGGATTGGATTGGAAACCGGGTGATCACATCCTGCTCTATGTGGATGAATTCCCATCCAATGTCATGCCCTTCCTGAATTTGAAAGATAAAGGAGTAGAGGTCGAATTTATTTCTGCACCAGACGGAAGAGTCACCCCTGAATTATTCGAGATGGCTTTGAAACCACAGACCAGACTTATCTCAATCAGCAGTGTACAATATCTAACAGGTTATCGTGCAGATATGAAAACCCTCTCTGAGCTGTGTCATTCCAGAAATATTCTTTTCTCTGTCGATGCCATCCAATCGGTGGGTGTTGTACCTACCGATGTCATTGATTCAGGGATTGATTTTATGGCAGTTGGTGGACACAAATGGATGATGTCCCCTCTGGGAACCGGTTTTCTATATGTGACCGAAAAACTTCAAGCAGGTCTGAAATTGGTAAATAGAGGCTATATGGGTCACCTGAATCCTATGGATTTCGGTAATTTTAATCAAGAGCTTAGCCCTGACGCAAAGCGCTTTGAGTTGGGTGCATTTAATGCTGCAGGGATGGCAGGCGCTGAAAAAGCCACTGAATTGCTCCTGGAATGTGGTATCGATAGTATTTTTCGTCATGTTCGTAAACTTATTGGTCAGTTTGAATGGGGGCTGGAAGAGATGCCCTTTGA from the Candidatus Neomarinimicrobiota bacterium genome contains:
- a CDS encoding TIGR01212 family radical SAM protein (This family includes YhcC from E. coli K-12, an uncharacterized radical SAM protein.), encoding MGTRLNSDMSANSTTDAGNQVKIWLNRRYHNYNYYLQKTYGEKIRKVSLHGGFTCPNRDGSKGRGGCVYCNNDSFVPHYINKDMSIPLQMEASIPFMIDRYDVQKYIAYFQAYSNTYDELDKLKRMYEEAVDYPNVIGLDIGTRGDCVDEPLLEYLAGLNERVNVTLEYGIESVHDKTLEWMNRGHDYESVIKAVELTKQYGIKVAGHIILGFPVESKGMMLETGVAANDLGLDFLKIHQLHVVKGTVLAKRYQDKPFPLFQADEYIELVADILERLNPEIVIQRLFGDAPDEILIAPRWGYNIPKLTHLMDLELNHRDTWQGRLFKIKNH
- a CDS encoding aminotransferase class V-fold PLP-dependent enzyme: MISQEQFRSYFDVAGKRLFFNHAAYSPLSKPVANAMNEFLEHRQMGNPLSWNIAEGHMEGLRANYGKLVGAPAERIAHMANTVSGINVLANGLDWKPGDHILLYVDEFPSNVMPFLNLKDKGVEVEFISAPDGRVTPELFEMALKPQTRLISISSVQYLTGYRADMKTLSELCHSRNILFSVDAIQSVGVVPTDVIDSGIDFMAVGGHKWMMSPLGTGFLYVTEKLQAGLKLVNRGYMGHLNPMDFGNFNQELSPDAKRFELGAFNAAGMAGAEKATELLLECGIDSIFRHVRKLIGQFEWGLEEMPFETMYQFEENEHSSICMFSHTDHSRNESIFQSLSESGVNISLRGGGLRLAPHYYNSPDEVDQILSLLRENV
- a CDS encoding TlpA family protein disulfide reductase, translating into MKTSRLIGTILLVLFFQSCGGSVENEPILGQDFVIRYDNQNNLLSDEIMLVYCFDYWGTTGNNYQGPAGLFRNVLTPDSGRASEVQMEKIDSHWEATISIPEYASLLSYYFTDGKAFDYNDQKTFTNYIYNEAGNPVENSRFRNVDFLVMAGESQEAILAEIGAEIEGYPTNWVAQTVYWRKAFEAAESFTDLISVYDDAGKAYTDLVDKLGESDSLKLLKANFMLDYMNSISRSSMKTNNEFMSIMEAVPQESHYGAAKRRYQSFLEYQKMSNGSSEFQNKLIGSIPPDFEYKTIKGDEGKLSDFKGKYVLLDFWGTWCGPCVGEIPNLKKVYAAFHESGFEILSISSDKFEAPKLEEYVTEKGMNWNHVLEGMGGPIQKLYQIRSYPSLFLIDPEGKVVSINNELRGELLNTKLKAIYE